The sequence below is a genomic window from Pecten maximus chromosome 14, xPecMax1.1, whole genome shotgun sequence.
TTTCTCACTTCCTATCGAGGAATCAAACCCCACAGCAGGTGACCCCCATACTTTCTCACTTCCTATCGAGGAATCAAACCCCAGTTGCCGAGGTGAAAAAGTGTGATACATTATCATTGTGAGGAATCATATATGCATATGGGATTCATATGATCAGGAGCACGGATTTTAAAAGTTTGTGTGACTGTTGCAAtatgtaacgtcatttttgattggctgatgacgttgcgtaataatttatcacgaaaatagttcgccaaagaaagtgaaatatcttggtgtgtataagacgaaattaaattataagaattaacattaattatttgcTCTGTTATAacgtcataacataaaaaactggagtgtactctcttcataaaccgcttcgcggtttatttagagtacactccagttttttctgttatgattgtataacagaaaaaataattgatgttaatccttaaataaatcATATGATTTCCTCCATGGTTGTGGCATCATTTTGTTGTCtttgatttaaattttcatttatattgcatttttttctttGGACAGTACTCAGATCCGGACACAAATGAAGCGGAAGTCTTATGAGGAAGCCGGTTTACCCCAGCCTACAGACTCCCCTAAGAAGGTGGTACTAGATAAAAAGCTTGTAACTGTTACTACGGCGCCCACTGCTACAGCTGTGGCGGGAGAACCACAGGCCAAGAAACAGAAAAATGGTACGGACCTATTTGTCTGTGTTATTTCCAAATATTACACTGTGTTcgtttgataaataaaaaaaacagaaaaatgatAGGGTACAGTTTCgctataaaaatgaaattattcatATGGTGCTTTCcgtatatgttatcaatgatGATTCGTTCATGCATCTggatataaaataattgtaattGAGATAATAGTTTTAATAACTATAATCATATTCAGTAAACCATTATCATGAGGTTATCTTTCTATGCTGTATATGTTATGGATATCTAATCAATACCCTAGAAAGACAATGAAAAGGTCAGAACATTTAcataaagtttgatgaaaatctgTCAAAGAATGAAGTCGCTAGatgttgaaattgaattgaGACGGGACAGTGTCTATGAAATAACTTTAAACTTTAAATCTTTAAACCTGAaacacaacaatgtcagaagtatactcaTAATTGACCTCCGTATAACGTTTGATGGAAATCTGTCAAAGAATGAAGTTGCTAGTTGAAATTGAATCAGAATGGGAATGGATATGACATGATGAACATAGGCAAGGCTATGTGCAAcaccacccccccacccccataACCCACTCCAACCCCCACCCCACAGCGaaagatatacatataaaacatatttcctattagaaaaaaaactatacTAATGTATTCCAGGTTAAGCAACTGGATATTCCAGTGTATGGTGAGTTGTAAACTATAGTTGTTCATTTATATCTTATAACAGGATCACTGTATTTGGTATAAAGTGTGTATGTTCACCAGAAAGCAATTCATAAAGATTTGATCCATATGTTGTGTCAAGCACGAAACaggatgtcagattagacaggtgtATCAAATCAGTATATGATGTCCtacagggtgtcagattagacaggtaaTCCGATTCTTGTGATGTCCtacagggtgtcagattagacaggtaaTCCGATTCTTGTGATGTCCtacagggtgtcagattagacgGGTAATCAGATTCTTGTGATGTCCtacagggtgtcagattagacaggtttatctTCATAAAATCAGAATGGATTGATCCCTGAAATGCTTTCTGTATGCTGTGCCTCATACACTTTTCTACCTCAGAGTACCTGTTATattgtttcataaaaaaaaatagttttttgtttaatttgtttacttattatactgttatttaagttttctctgtttttgttcatatttgttgaaattttttgtttgttgttgttgagaACTTTGTTTTCAGTAATTGTTTGATTTACAGATGTGACACTGAGCGCATTGAATGCCCCCGAAAGTGATGTAGATATCGAAGGTGATTCTTCTTCCTCTAAAAAGTTAGAGTTTGATTCAGGTACgaattataacattaaacacCTAGTTAAATTACTAATGAATAAATTCAGTTCATTGTTAATTAGTACCAGCTGTATTACAAATTACTATGATACACTAGTTTGAATTTTCTTTAGCATTTAAAGTGAATATTTTTTACTCCATAAGGAGAATATCATTCATAAGTTAGGTATATATAAGGAAGGTTTGTTCTAGATATGCGGTAAATATTAAAGAACTTCTGTTAATcattaacttttaaaaaaacccactgATTTTCAATTTCTAATTATGATGCACAAAACAGTAAAAATGTGGTATAAAGCaatagaaaattttaaaaaaaggtagAACTTCTGGTTTTTAACTAATGAGCTATGGCCAATCGGCCCAATCCTACACTTTACCATCTAGggttatgtaattatatatatatataaatagatccAAAAGTAACAGCGAAGGTTaaccaagggaaataactctgaaAAGTAATGATTATAATATTATCTCCTTTATGTTGaagaaatattacacaaattaaAAATTCACTCTGAAGAAGAATTGTTCtttacatttatttgaatatatttgtttgtCATTCTTTAAACGTGTAATGTAATTTTTGTATTACAGATGTGGATTCGAGTATGTTATGACTAAAGAAAACTCGTTGATATGAAACGTAACCAGTCTCTGACAGACAACTGGCAGGATGGGTTAATTTGCCAGCTGTGTTTCATTTTCTTCTGGAATTATATGTAAGAACAAAGATACTGTGAAAAAATGAGGATTTTTAGTGCAATTGTCATCTGCATTAATGCTGtgtttaagatttttgagagAGATGTGGAAGTGAGAGTGTTTAAGTGTGCCTGGTATGACTTgataatgtgtgtgtgtgtgtgtgtgtgtgtgtgtgtgtgatgttttATGACAAGCTATTACAAGATTATCAGCCTTTTTATGTATCAAAGTTGACACATATTTATAGGGACAGTAGTTCAATCATTACAAGTCATTCTGTATTTTTGTTCATGCACGACAAGGTTAATGGATAGACAACATTCT
It includes:
- the LOC117342395 gene encoding chromatin complexes subunit BAP18-like isoform X1, which translates into the protein MSSASKVGEIFTAAGAAFSKLGDLTMQLHPTAEPSPSSGKWTQQEIDLLRNAVKRFGDDLDKLSDVIKTRTITQIRTQMKRKSYEEAGLPQPTDSPKKVVLDKKLVTVTTAPTATAVAGEPQAKKQKNDVTLSALNAPESDVDIEGDSSSSKKLEFDSDVDSSML
- the LOC117342395 gene encoding chromatin complexes subunit BAP18-like isoform X2, with protein sequence MSSASKVGEIFTAAGAAFSKLGDLTMQLHPTAEPSPSSTQIRTQMKRKSYEEAGLPQPTDSPKKVVLDKKLVTVTTAPTATAVAGEPQAKKQKNDVTLSALNAPESDVDIEGDSSSSKKLEFDSDVDSSML